The following are from one region of the Rosistilla carotiformis genome:
- a CDS encoding DUF1501 domain-containing protein — protein MLTILGRSGGAGQYCDGVSRRNFIKVGGMTLGTLSLPQLLQAEAAKGEGHRSHKAVINIFLPGGPPHQDMWDLKQDAPSEIRGEFRPIGTSVPGIEICELFPKLAKQMEHCAIIRSVVGAKGPHYSDQCVTGWDARNNEPAGGWPSMGAWVSKLQGPAGNAMPPHVSLMYKTRHTPWGEPGAGGFLGLAHAPFRLMGGKGETSKIDNMVLKDITLERLQDRAGLLKSIDSLQRELDSSGAMDGMDAFTNQALGILTSSKLADAMDLSKEDPAIVERYGTGDSEFRADGAPKMVENLLIARRLVEAGARVVSLNFSRWDWHGGNFKRARQDMPMLDQALAALIQDLVERNLDKDVSVVCWGEFGRTPKINANAGRDHWPRVSTALLACGGMRTGQVIGSTNRLGEYAVDRPIQFQEILATLYHNLGIDLNTVREFDLRGRPQYPVAQGIEPIRELV, from the coding sequence ATGTTAACGATTCTCGGCCGATCCGGCGGTGCTGGTCAGTATTGTGATGGTGTCTCGCGTCGTAACTTCATCAAGGTCGGCGGGATGACGCTCGGGACGCTTTCGTTGCCCCAGTTGTTGCAGGCCGAAGCGGCAAAAGGCGAAGGGCATCGTTCGCACAAAGCGGTCATCAATATCTTCCTTCCCGGCGGGCCGCCCCATCAAGACATGTGGGATCTCAAGCAGGATGCCCCCAGCGAAATCCGCGGCGAGTTCCGGCCGATCGGGACCAGCGTGCCGGGGATCGAAATCTGCGAACTGTTTCCCAAGCTGGCCAAGCAGATGGAGCATTGCGCGATCATCCGTTCGGTCGTTGGTGCTAAGGGACCACACTACAGCGACCAGTGCGTCACCGGTTGGGACGCTCGGAACAATGAACCAGCCGGCGGATGGCCTTCGATGGGCGCATGGGTCAGCAAACTGCAAGGCCCAGCGGGCAACGCGATGCCGCCACACGTGAGCCTGATGTACAAGACGCGTCACACCCCATGGGGCGAACCGGGCGCCGGCGGCTTCTTGGGCTTGGCTCATGCCCCCTTTCGATTGATGGGTGGCAAAGGCGAAACCTCCAAGATCGACAACATGGTTCTCAAAGACATCACGCTCGAACGACTGCAGGATCGCGCGGGCCTGCTGAAATCGATCGATTCTCTGCAGCGGGAACTCGACAGCAGTGGCGCGATGGACGGAATGGATGCCTTCACCAACCAAGCGTTGGGAATCCTGACCAGCAGCAAATTGGCCGACGCGATGGATCTGTCGAAAGAGGATCCCGCGATCGTCGAGCGGTATGGCACCGGGGATTCAGAGTTCCGTGCCGACGGGGCGCCGAAGATGGTCGAGAATCTGTTGATCGCGCGGCGGTTGGTCGAAGCGGGAGCCCGCGTCGTCTCGTTGAATTTCAGTCGTTGGGATTGGCACGGCGGCAATTTCAAACGGGCTCGCCAGGACATGCCGATGCTGGACCAAGCTCTCGCCGCCCTGATCCAGGATCTCGTTGAACGCAATCTCGACAAAGATGTCTCGGTCGTCTGTTGGGGTGAATTTGGTCGCACGCCCAAGATCAACGCCAACGCGGGACGCGACCACTGGCCTCGCGTTTCGACAGCCCTTTTGGCCTGCGGTGGAATGCGAACCGGCCAAGTGATCGGTTCGACCAATCGTTTGGGCGAATACGCGGTCGATCGGCCAATTCAATTCCAAGAGATACTGGCGACGCTGTACCACAACCTCGGCATCGACCTGAACACGGTCCGCGAGTTCGATCTCCGCGGGCGACCTCAGTACCCTGTCGCTCAGGGAATCGAACCGATCCGCGAACTGGTCTAA
- a CDS encoding phosphotransferase enzyme family protein, with protein MNEIPASILHQLLAPRGATQIEPAASGWGLSGARVYRVEVDGTSYCLRRWPLGTEIARVDQVHRFMTAARSGGCVLVPEVGCQPGAPARIVSDNGVWDLTRWMPGRCLSRDELSVERIEQAAAAIASIHRSLAAVDCQDQVAPAVLARITRIDQLLQDNPFARALASPPPLQSLAHRATALWNANHLSIRYRLHEATAVGVKTQWVLRDVHLEHLLFDNLGSATESVSAIVDYDAVRIDTPATDLARFLGSCGGIPLQWYNAAIAAYRRIQPLDATSERLIPLLDAATCLIASANWTQWLCVENRRFDAGAEKAADRFREAVDRAEMLFP; from the coding sequence ATGAACGAAATCCCCGCATCGATTCTCCACCAGTTGCTCGCGCCGCGAGGGGCGACGCAGATCGAACCGGCTGCCAGCGGCTGGGGACTCAGCGGCGCGAGAGTCTATCGCGTCGAGGTCGATGGGACGAGCTATTGTCTGCGACGGTGGCCGCTGGGAACTGAGATCGCGCGCGTCGATCAGGTGCATCGCTTTATGACCGCCGCTCGATCCGGCGGATGCGTGCTGGTCCCCGAGGTCGGCTGCCAACCGGGAGCTCCCGCGCGAATCGTCAGCGACAACGGTGTCTGGGATCTGACGCGTTGGATGCCTGGGCGATGCCTTTCACGCGACGAACTATCGGTCGAGCGGATCGAGCAGGCGGCCGCAGCGATCGCCTCGATCCATCGATCCCTTGCCGCGGTCGATTGCCAAGACCAGGTCGCTCCGGCGGTCTTGGCTCGGATCACGCGGATCGACCAACTGCTGCAAGACAATCCATTTGCCCGGGCTCTCGCTTCGCCACCGCCACTGCAATCGCTGGCCCATCGCGCGACGGCACTCTGGAATGCGAACCATCTTTCGATCCGCTATCGCTTACACGAAGCGACGGCGGTCGGCGTGAAAACCCAATGGGTGCTGCGCGATGTCCACCTGGAACATCTGTTGTTTGACAACCTAGGCAGCGCGACGGAATCGGTTTCCGCGATCGTCGACTACGACGCCGTCCGAATCGACACGCCGGCGACCGACCTGGCCAGATTTCTGGGAAGCTGTGGGGGAATACCTCTGCAGTGGTATAATGCAGCTATCGCTGCGTACCGCCGGATCCAACCGTTGGATGCCACTTCCGAACGCCTAATCCCCTTATTGGATGCTGCCACCTGTTTGATAGCGTCGGCAAATTGGACCCAATGGCTATGCGTAGAGAACCGCAGGTTTGATGCGGGAGCGGAAAAAGCGGCCGATCGCTTCCGAGAAGCGGTCGATCGGGCGGAAATGCTGTTCCCGTAG
- a CDS encoding protein-disulfide reductase DsbD family protein produces the protein MKCQTMVNHGSRLATLICLLALAVPALAQTDRRFNLAPQLPSGLKLGAVEKEVQLTATYEQAEGTDRGRVHVKAVVAKDWHLYSVTQPAGGPKRTRLELGEGSPVKLLGPFTPNTAPQKSTPEIFQGVTVEDHVDEVIWTAPIQFADPANPSSSELQIIVDAQACKDATCLPVEETLTAKFTGSYAPPMAGGEFRDENSVVSWSAELLPGKVRPGDDAQLIVRATVDDGYHLYKSSTVDANFSTVILVTKKNALRVGSPTASTEPVLSDQQIPGLAEIAYHEGDVTWTLPIQVDKAAEAGEYPLEAMVGYQACTDSSCLERRGIRLTATITLGKETSDAAVPVAITSLEYREIAEAAAVGDWVDDLSASVGSEGGSGFSIPLALAFGLLGGVILNLMPCVLPVIGLKVMSFVEQAGQDRGKILSLNLWYTLGLLSVFWCLAAVAIGFRTFYGESFSWGEQYTYIQFRLGLMVFVFAMALSFLGTWEIPLPGFATNSSAGALQRKEGPAGAFSKGVFSTVLATPCSGPFLGPVFGFMLTQSNVVVVAVFTAIGLGMALPYLLIGLFPSTIAWLPKPGEWMETLKQGLSFFLLGTVVYLFAGVPDEYRAAVFGMLIAVWFGCWIIGRVPNWESMQKRFTAWCTGASAAIALTLLMFHLLVPAAEIMKWESYSEAKLIALQKQGKTVMVDFTANWCPTCIYNFNSVLNTESMAEALQQHDVVPMKADWSQPSDEIKAKLSELKSASIPLLAIYPAGDPKNPIVLPDILTDSQVKAALKAATGSDSVPQSASRDNGLMR, from the coding sequence ATGAAGTGTCAAACTATGGTAAACCACGGATCTCGATTGGCAACGCTGATCTGCCTGCTCGCGCTGGCTGTCCCTGCCCTGGCTCAAACCGATCGACGATTTAACCTCGCCCCTCAATTGCCATCGGGCCTGAAGTTGGGGGCTGTCGAGAAAGAAGTTCAACTGACAGCGACCTACGAACAGGCCGAGGGAACCGATCGCGGCCGCGTTCATGTCAAAGCGGTTGTGGCGAAGGACTGGCATCTCTATTCGGTCACTCAGCCCGCCGGCGGCCCCAAACGAACGCGACTGGAACTGGGCGAAGGCAGCCCGGTCAAACTGCTCGGACCGTTCACCCCCAACACCGCTCCACAGAAATCGACCCCCGAGATCTTCCAAGGCGTGACAGTGGAAGACCATGTCGATGAGGTCATCTGGACGGCGCCGATCCAGTTCGCCGATCCGGCCAACCCGTCGTCCAGCGAGTTGCAGATCATCGTCGACGCCCAAGCTTGCAAAGACGCCACCTGCCTGCCGGTCGAAGAGACGCTGACGGCAAAGTTCACCGGCAGCTACGCCCCGCCGATGGCCGGCGGTGAGTTCCGCGACGAAAACTCGGTTGTCTCCTGGAGTGCCGAATTGTTGCCGGGCAAGGTTCGCCCCGGCGATGATGCTCAATTGATCGTCCGCGCGACCGTCGATGATGGCTATCATTTGTACAAGTCTTCGACCGTCGATGCCAACTTCTCGACGGTCATCCTCGTGACCAAGAAAAATGCGTTGCGGGTTGGCTCGCCGACGGCATCGACCGAACCGGTACTCAGCGATCAACAGATTCCCGGCTTGGCCGAGATCGCGTATCACGAAGGAGATGTGACCTGGACGCTGCCGATTCAAGTCGACAAGGCTGCCGAAGCGGGTGAGTATCCGTTGGAAGCGATGGTCGGCTACCAAGCGTGTACCGACAGCAGTTGCTTGGAACGGCGTGGCATTCGCTTGACGGCGACGATCACGCTGGGCAAAGAAACATCCGATGCGGCGGTTCCCGTCGCGATCACCTCGCTCGAATATCGCGAGATCGCCGAAGCTGCCGCGGTTGGCGACTGGGTCGACGACCTGTCGGCCAGCGTTGGGTCCGAGGGGGGAAGCGGATTCAGCATCCCGCTGGCGCTCGCCTTTGGCTTGTTGGGGGGCGTGATCTTGAACCTGATGCCTTGCGTGCTGCCGGTGATCGGGCTGAAGGTGATGTCGTTTGTCGAACAAGCGGGCCAGGATCGCGGCAAAATCCTCTCGCTGAACCTTTGGTATACCCTCGGGTTGCTGTCGGTCTTTTGGTGCCTGGCAGCCGTCGCCATCGGCTTTCGCACCTTTTACGGCGAATCGTTTTCGTGGGGTGAACAATACACTTACATCCAGTTTCGGCTGGGGCTAATGGTCTTCGTCTTTGCGATGGCCCTCAGTTTCCTGGGAACGTGGGAGATCCCACTGCCCGGTTTTGCGACCAACAGTTCGGCCGGCGCGCTACAGCGTAAAGAAGGCCCCGCGGGTGCGTTTTCCAAGGGCGTCTTTTCGACGGTCCTGGCCACGCCCTGCAGCGGTCCGTTTCTGGGCCCTGTCTTCGGGTTCATGTTGACGCAGTCGAACGTCGTTGTCGTCGCCGTCTTCACGGCGATCGGACTGGGGATGGCGTTGCCCTATCTGCTGATCGGATTGTTCCCCAGCACGATCGCTTGGCTGCCCAAGCCGGGCGAATGGATGGAGACCCTGAAGCAAGGGCTCTCGTTCTTCCTGCTGGGAACGGTTGTCTATCTGTTCGCTGGTGTCCCCGATGAATACCGGGCCGCTGTGTTTGGGATGCTGATCGCGGTCTGGTTCGGTTGCTGGATCATCGGCCGCGTGCCGAACTGGGAATCGATGCAGAAGCGGTTTACCGCCTGGTGCACCGGTGCGAGCGCAGCGATCGCGCTGACCCTGTTGATGTTCCACCTGTTGGTTCCCGCCGCGGAGATCATGAAGTGGGAATCGTACAGCGAAGCGAAGTTGATAGCATTGCAAAAGCAGGGCAAAACCGTGATGGTCGACTTTACGGCCAACTGGTGCCCGACCTGCATCTACAATTTCAACAGCGTGCTGAACACCGAATCGATGGCCGAAGCGTTGCAACAGCACGACGTCGTTCCGATGAAAGCCGATTGGAGCCAACCGAGCGACGAGATCAAAGCGAAGCTCAGCGAGCTGAAGAGCGCGTCGATTCCATTGCTGGCAATCTATCCGGCCGGCGATCCCAAGAATCCGATCGTTCTGCCCGATATCTTGACCGACAGCCAGGTCAAAGCGGCGCTCAAGGCGGCGACCGGTTCGGATTCGGTTCCTCAATCTGCCTCGCGCGACAATGGCTTGATGCGATAA